A window of Williamwhitmania taraxaci genomic DNA:
CGGGCAGCGCACCTCAAATCAGGATTAGAGGAGTAGGAACAGCCCTCGCAACGGGATCGGGTCCCCTTTATATTGTGGATGGTATTGTGGTAAGCAACATCAGCTTCCTAAACAATAACGACATTGAGTCTCTCTCCGTATTGAAGGACGCATCGGCAGGGGCAATTTATGGCGTTCAAGCGGCCAACGGTGTTGTGCTTATCACAACGAAAAAAGGGAAGATAGGCGAGCCTCAGTTCAACTTTTCCGCCTACGCTGGCGTGCAGCGCGCAACCAACTTAGTTAAGATGGCCAACACCACGCAATACATCGAGTTGCTGAACCAGCGCTCAGGCCTTACTGGTGCAGGCAACACCTTCGATCCGACAAACTTCCCCGTTTCTACCCAATGGTATAAGGCGTTACTTCGAAACCCATTTATTTCCAATGTGGAATTTAACGTAAGCGGAGGTGGTGAGAAGAATCTATACTCATTTGGTATCAGCCATTTCTACCAAGACGGACTTATCGAAACCAAAAATAAAAATAACCACTACGACCGGATAAATTTTAGGGCAAAAAACGATTATACCTTCAACAGCCATATAAGCGGTGGATTTGGCCTGATATTTTCTCGCAGCCTAAACATTCCAACTAACAACTATGCACTTTTTCAAGCATATGTAACTCCGCCTGCCTTTGGGCCAAAAAATCCTGATGGCACTTGGTCAGACCCAACAGCGTTGGGCTTCTCTGGTCCATTTGCAAATCCTGCAGCATCGGTTTACTACTACGATGACCGCACCGAGGAGTATAGCATGTTGCCTAACGCCTACCTCGCGCTCAAATTCAACGACGACCTAACCTTTAAAACCACCTTCAGCGGCGACATCGGCTTTTCTCTGCAGCGAAACTATACGCCTACATACTACGTGTCGGGGCTGCAATCGAACAAGACGAGCAATCTAGCCAAGAATAACAACTTCCGCAAAAACATTATATGGGATAATACCCTCGATTATTCGAAAACAGTAGGGAAAAGCGATTTTAAGTTTATGGTGGGCAGCTCCATCCAAGAGTTTTACGATACCTACCTCTCCGGAACGCGCTACAACGTGCCCTACCTCTCCGACGCCACCCTTTTCCTCACATTGGGTGATGATGGAACTCAACGAGCATCTGATGGTGGAAACAAAAGCAGAGTAGCCTCCTTCTTTACACGGGTTGGATATAGTTTCAATTCCAAATATCTCATTACTGGAACTTTTCGTGCCGATGGCTCTTCAAAATATGCCAACAACCAATGGGGTTATTTCCCCTCAGTTGGACTAGGATGGATACTTAGCAATGAGAATTTTTTGAAAGACAACACATATATCAACTTTCTAAAGATCAGGGCCAGTTGGGGTAAATTAGGGAACAGTAATGTTCCTGCAAATTCAAGCGTTACCTATGGCGGACCTGTGGATGGAGGGATTTTCGGTGGAAACAACTACATACCCGGACTTACCTTCTCTACCGTAATTAAATCGCCCCTAAAGTGGGAAGTTATTGAGGAATACGATGCCGGCTTTGAAGTTTATGCCTTCCATAGTAGAATGAACCTAGAGGTGGATTACTACACTAGAGTTACCAACGATGCCGTATTTAACGCACCAGTTCCAGGCATTACGGGAACCGATAACCTACTTGGCAACAACGGTAAAATACAAAATAACGGTTTAGAGTTGGTGCTGGGATGGACCGACCAAACCGAAGATGGTAAGATAAAATACAACGTTAGCGCGAACTTCGCCACCATTCACAACGAGGTATTGGAGATCAATAATCAGGCAGGAGTACTTTATGGCCCGCAGTTGCTGAATGGATCTTTCATTACCAGAACTATAAAAGGTAAGCCAATTGGATCGTTCTACGGCTATGATGTTGTCGGAGTATTCCAATCAAATGCCGATATTGATGATTACAAGAGCGCTAATGGCACTATTCTTCAACCCGACGCCATTCCCGGCGACTTAAAGTTTGCAAACACCAATGGGGACGATATTATCAATGGAGACGACAGAACCTACCTCGGAAGCCCCGTTCCTAAGTATACCCTTGGTTTAAATGGGGGTGTTACCTACGGAAGTTGGGATATCTCAATTGCAATACAAGGCGTGGCCGGGAACAAACTTTTTAACTTTAAGCGCGCCAACAGGAACGCTTTCCCTGATGCCAACTACGACTACGACTTTTACCAAAATCACTGGGATGGAAAAGGTTCCTCCAGCGTATATCCTTCTGCGGCTCTTACCAGAAAGAACATACAACCCAACTCCTTCTTTGTGGAATCGGGAAGTTACATTCGAATAAGATCGCTGCAATTTGGCTATACTATTTCCGAAAAGATAGCCAAGAAAGTAGCCTTCAAGAGTGCTCGGGTATACCTAAATGCTCAAAACCCGCTCACCATTTTTGGCTATAACGGCTTTACCCCAGAAATTGGAGGTAGGCCAACCTCAACAGGTATCGACGAGTCCACCTATCCGCTATCGTCTATTTACACCTTTGGAATCAACGCATCCTTCTAAACCGAAAAGCCATGAAACAAATACTATCATATAAAAAGAGATTCTCCATTCTGCTTTTGGCGGCTGGGATTACCTCGGCCACGCTGATTGTTTCCTGCGAGAAATATCTCGATGTGCCCATTGAGTCGCAACTACCATCCGACTATACCAAGGAACTAACCCCCGATGAAGCGTTCCAGTATGTAAGTGCAGCCTACGGAGGCATGCGCAAATGGGGCGTAAGCGTTTTCCCATACATCGGAATGTTTGAAGTAACCTCCGATGACGCCGATAAGGGCAGCACCGCCGATGACTCGCCCACTATGCTTGAACTGGACAAGTTCCAATTCGATGCCAACAACGACCTCATTGCTAGCTACTGGAACGATCACTACTCCGTTATAAGCACCTGCAACTATGCCATCACAACACTGAAAAAGTTAAAGTTCACCGACACCACCGCACGAGACCAGATGGTTGCTGAGGCCAAATTTATTCGGGCGTTCATGTTTCTTCGGATGAATATAGCTTACGGTGGCGTTCCAGTGGTAGATACCCTCCAAACCGTGGAAGGCTTTGCCACGGTTGCTCGCTCCACCAAGGAACAGGTATTCGCATTCATCGAAAAAGATCTCTCAGAAGCCATCCCGTTTCTACCCGAAGCCTACTCTTCTGATCAAGTAGGTCGTGCCACCAACTGGGCAGCAAAGGCTTTGCTTGCTCGCACCTATATGTTCGAGGAAAAATGGCCCGAATTGAAACTTATTACTGATGAAATCATAGGGTTAGGACCATTTTCCCTTTATCCTAACTACTATCGACTTTTCCGTATCGAGGGTGAGAGTTCCTTCGAATCAGTATTTGAGATTCAAAATTCATCCATGAATCAAGGAAAATACCGCTGCGAATACGCCTTTGTGCAAGGCCCCCGGAACAATTTTGCACAGATGCAAGGCTGGGGTTTTTGCGTTCCTTCCCAAAAGTTAGTTGATTTCTTCACGTCTAGGGGAGATAATATCCGCAAGGCTGCCACCGTTTTGCCGAGAGGATTTAGAACCGCCGAGGGAGATTCGATCAATGCGGGCTGCCCCAACCCCTACTACAACTTCAAGGCATATACGCCCAAAAAATACAACACGGTTGATTACGGACTCGATCAAAACATCCGCTACATCCGCTATGCCGAAGTTCTCCTCATGAACGCAGAAGCCGCCTTGCATGCAGGAGGCGATGCTGCCACCCCATTCAACGAGGTTAGAAAAAGAGCGGGTCTCACGGAATTAGGATCCCCTACCCTTCAGGATGTTTGGGATGAAAGGCGGGCAGAGTTTGCGATGGAAGAGTTCCGCTTCTTCGACTTGGTTCGGACCGGTCAGGCAACCGCGGAATTGGGATCGCTGGGATACATTAACGGAAAAAACAACCTGTTCCCCATTCCCCAAACCCAAATTGACTTGAGCAATGGCGTTCTTCTTCAAAATCCTGGTTATTAATGCTTAAAAAACTACCATACTACTTTTTAGCCTC
This region includes:
- a CDS encoding RagB/SusD family nutrient uptake outer membrane protein is translated as MKQILSYKKRFSILLLAAGITSATLIVSCEKYLDVPIESQLPSDYTKELTPDEAFQYVSAAYGGMRKWGVSVFPYIGMFEVTSDDADKGSTADDSPTMLELDKFQFDANNDLIASYWNDHYSVISTCNYAITTLKKLKFTDTTARDQMVAEAKFIRAFMFLRMNIAYGGVPVVDTLQTVEGFATVARSTKEQVFAFIEKDLSEAIPFLPEAYSSDQVGRATNWAAKALLARTYMFEEKWPELKLITDEIIGLGPFSLYPNYYRLFRIEGESSFESVFEIQNSSMNQGKYRCEYAFVQGPRNNFAQMQGWGFCVPSQKLVDFFTSRGDNIRKAATVLPRGFRTAEGDSINAGCPNPYYNFKAYTPKKYNTVDYGLDQNIRYIRYAEVLLMNAEAALHAGGDAATPFNEVRKRAGLTELGSPTLQDVWDERRAEFAMEEFRFFDLVRTGQATAELGSLGYINGKNNLFPIPQTQIDLSNGVLLQNPGY
- a CDS encoding SusC/RagA family TonB-linked outer membrane protein, which codes for MKRIILICFAILFPAVIFAQQTISGRVTDESGSTMPGTNVYIKSTFKGTTTDLDGFYTISVNSTDTVVFSMVGFNRLEIIPGNRTTIDIVLKTSSRQLDEVVVIGYGTSKSRDLTAPIVTIKSEEISRQTTANPAQALQGKMAGVTVTNSGEPGSAPQIRIRGVGTALATGSGPLYIVDGIVVSNISFLNNNDIESLSVLKDASAGAIYGVQAANGVVLITTKKGKIGEPQFNFSAYAGVQRATNLVKMANTTQYIELLNQRSGLTGAGNTFDPTNFPVSTQWYKALLRNPFISNVEFNVSGGGEKNLYSFGISHFYQDGLIETKNKNNHYDRINFRAKNDYTFNSHISGGFGLIFSRSLNIPTNNYALFQAYVTPPAFGPKNPDGTWSDPTALGFSGPFANPAASVYYYDDRTEEYSMLPNAYLALKFNDDLTFKTTFSGDIGFSLQRNYTPTYYVSGLQSNKTSNLAKNNNFRKNIIWDNTLDYSKTVGKSDFKFMVGSSIQEFYDTYLSGTRYNVPYLSDATLFLTLGDDGTQRASDGGNKSRVASFFTRVGYSFNSKYLITGTFRADGSSKYANNQWGYFPSVGLGWILSNENFLKDNTYINFLKIRASWGKLGNSNVPANSSVTYGGPVDGGIFGGNNYIPGLTFSTVIKSPLKWEVIEEYDAGFEVYAFHSRMNLEVDYYTRVTNDAVFNAPVPGITGTDNLLGNNGKIQNNGLELVLGWTDQTEDGKIKYNVSANFATIHNEVLEINNQAGVLYGPQLLNGSFITRTIKGKPIGSFYGYDVVGVFQSNADIDDYKSANGTILQPDAIPGDLKFANTNGDDIINGDDRTYLGSPVPKYTLGLNGGVTYGSWDISIAIQGVAGNKLFNFKRANRNAFPDANYDYDFYQNHWDGKGSSSVYPSAALTRKNIQPNSFFVESGSYIRIRSLQFGYTISEKIAKKVAFKSARVYLNAQNPLTIFGYNGFTPEIGGRPTSTGIDESTYPLSSIYTFGINASF